GGTGATGCTGACGGTGCGGAGGTCGATCTGCATGGTGGGTGGTCTCCTCGGTGGGCTTCGGTCGGGAATCGGAAATCGGAAATCGGGGAAGGGCGCAGGGCCGGGGGCGTCAGCGCGTGGCGCTGCGCCGCATCAGGCCGTGCCAGGGTCGGCCGATGGGTCCGGCTTGGCCGCGCCGTGGCGGTCGAGCCGTTGGGTGCGCGCGTCGTGCAGCGTCCAGGACTGACCCTCGCCGCCGCGCTCGGCGGGCAGCACCACGTCGTGGCTGGGCTGCACACCCTGATGGGCACAGAACTCGTCGAACGCAGAGCGCGGCAGCATCATCTCGACGAAGAGTTCGGGTTCACCCACGGCGAAATGGAACTCGACCATGCCGTCGGGGCGCTCTTCCACGATGCGGACGAATCGGCGGGCAGGGTCGAAGGGAGCGGGCACTTGCATGAAGCCCCTTTTGCAATGACCTTGCCCGGTCTGGTCCTGAACCCATGAAATCTCGATAATTCAAGGGTAAGCACCGAGGTTTGACCCTCTCGAGGGGCCAGATCCAGCGGCACCAGGGGGGCGATGTCGGCGGTTGTTTTCCGCATTGCAGTGCACCAATTGATCATTTGGTGAAGCCTCTGAAGCCTGATTCGATCAAATGATCATCGATTGACCCGTCTTTGCCCGGTTGTTGAGATTGCGAGAAACTGGCAAGCTGACTCTTGAATATCGAGATTTTGTGAGCGGACGTTTCAGGATGCTGCTCAGCTTCCCACCGAGGAGACCGCCGCGTGGACCCAGCCTCGCCTGCCTGGCCGAACGCCCCGCTGCGCGTCGGCGCGGTCACGCTGTCCCCGAGCGATGACGCGCAGACCCAGCGCGAGAAACTTGCCCGCGTCGTGCTCGACGCGATGTACCAGTTCGTCGGCCTGCTCGATGCCGAGGGCCGCACGCTGGAGATCAATCGCGCCGCGCTGGATGGCGCCGGCCTGCGGCTGGAGGACATC
The Sphaerotilus microaerophilus DNA segment above includes these coding regions:
- a CDS encoding phenol hydroxylase subunit; translated protein: MQVPAPFDPARRFVRIVEERPDGMVEFHFAVGEPELFVEMMLPRSAFDEFCAHQGVQPSHDVVLPAERGGEGQSWTLHDARTQRLDRHGAAKPDPSADPGTA